A window of Vidua macroura isolate BioBank_ID:100142 chromosome 22, ASM2450914v1, whole genome shotgun sequence contains these coding sequences:
- the LOC128818108 gene encoding uncharacterized protein LOC128818108: MLQTVCMSPELLVNQNMSESEICGYSPGQGSPLPGETASPKSCFQQSPSLPDSGLTELNVASPKIYQPPPPCNPPGMPAPADSELSSDPPQKRYMGVRVKMPVRELLRKIRLSKGLDPAPGKESSSVKMVAKGSSGKTAEKRRSHPYTEKQLRQSKQSAGQTPKGLEDLDILVEVLQEDLNESQLREEPRHPVPDGFWQGFSAEPRSCRWESAGSKEAAGGLQGRQHGPAELHPEPCLRDFHPVPRGEPEPAFRGQQESAQRSGSPGIFSRTGEKGSSWWVQDARPSSREGFSRNSAPQECFLRDSPSQEGFSRNSAPQEGFLRNSPSQGCFLRNSPSHEGFLRNSPSQEGLLRNSPPQEGFPRNSAPQGCFLRNSPPQDTPALPSLAEMLLEAPRGSPDVEGHLRLTPNSFTRQDLSALSFFQFQLRREENSLRNIPEEKLLAPDENGNRLLHKAVAQGRRALTFALAQRFASLNKIDEKDAEKRTALHLAAEKNQHLMVSDLISLGANVNEQDSSGKTPLHLCAENGYLRVLEVLKSCKNNGVRVDVDLPDHCGLTPLHCAALAHTVLVTECQSTARDTGTGRFLRLRKAQILEGILCLLQMGAKPQLQVLNSCQTSTPCPKLEENTELMCLLQTHKPQAQDVPRESCSLLDAPRGIPAPPAADILPELGSLSSSDLLDVLLKGKC, translated from the exons ATGCTGCAAACAGTCTGCATGAGTCCTGAGCTGCTGGTCAACCAAAACATGAGTGAAAGTGAAATCTGTGGCTACAGCCCAGGCCAGGGATCTCCACTGCCTGGAGAAACTGCCAGTCCCAagagctgcttccagcagaGCCCATCTCTTCCAGACTCTGGATTAACTGAGCTGAACGTTGCGAGTCCCAAGATCTaccagcctcctcctccatgcAACCCTCCAGGGatgcctgctcctgctg ACTCTGAACTTAGCTCTGATCCCCCTCAGAAGCGCTACATGGGTGTGAGAGTGAAGATGCCAGTGCGGGAATTGCTGAGGAAAATCCGACTTTCCAAAGGCTTGGACCCAGCTCCTGGCAAG GAATCCTCTTCAGTGAAGATGGTAGCCAAAGGATCCTCAGGAAAAACAG cagagAAGAGGAGATCTCACCCTTATACAGAGAAACAGCTTAGACAG AGCAAGCAGAGCGCTGGGCAAACCCCCAAAGGCTTGGAGGACCTCGACATCCTggtggaggtgctgcaggaggatCTGAACGAGAGCCAGCTCAGGGAGGAGCCTCGGCATCCCGTGCCAGACGGGTTCTGGCAGGGATTCTCCGCGGAGCCGCGAAGCTGCCGGTGGGAAAGCGCGGGGAGCAAGGAGGCAGCTGGGGGCCTGCAGGGGAGGCAGCATGGCCCAGCAGAGCTTCACCCCGAGCCCTGCCTGAGAGATTTCCACCCAGTCCCGCGGGGAGAGCCAGAGCCTGCCTTccgtgggcagcaggaaagCGCCCAAAGGTCCGGCTCGCCCGGAATCTTCTCCAGGACGGGCGAGAAAGGGAGCAGCTGGTGGGTGCAGGATGCTCGCCCGAGCTCCCGGGAAG GATTCTCAAGGAATTCTGCACCCCAGGAATGTTTCCTGAGGGATTCTCCATCACAGGAAGGATTCTCGAGGAATTCTGCACCCCAGGAAGGTTTCCTGAGGAACTCTCCATCCCAGGGATGTTTCCTGAGGAATTCTCCATCCCACGAAGGTTTTCTGAGGAATTCTCCATCCCAGGAAG GTCTCCTGAGGAATTCTCCACCCCAGGAAGGTTTCCCGAGGAATTCTGCACCCCAGGGATGTTTCCTGAGGAACTCTCCACCCCAGGACACGCCTGCactccccagcctggcagagatgTTGCTGGAAGCTCCCAGGGGCTCTCCAGATGTGGAGGGACATTTGAGGCTGACCCCAAATTCCTTCACCAGGCAGGacctctctgccctctccttcTTCCAGTTCCAGCTGCGCAGGGAGGAAAATTCGCTGAGGAACATCCCAGAGGAGAAACTGCTGGCTCCTGATGAAAATGGCAACAG GCTGCTGCACAAGGCTGTTGCCCAGGGAAGGAGGGCTCTGACTTTTGCCCTGGCCCAGAGATTTGCATCCCTCAACAAGATCGACGAGAAGGATGCAGAGAAAAGG ACTGCTTTACATCTTGCTGCAGAAAAGAACCAGCACCTGATGGTGAGCGACCTGATCTCCCTGGGAGCCAACGTCAACGAGCAGGACAGCTCTGGGAAAACTCCCCTCCACCTGTGTGCAGAGAACGGATATCTGAGAGTTCTGGAG GTCCTGAAAAGCTGCAAGAACAACGGGGTGCGTGTGGACGTGGATCTGCCTGACCACTGTG GTTTGACACCCCTGCACTGTGCTGCTCTTGCCCACACTGTGCTGGTGACAGAATGCcagagcactgccagggacacgGGCACGGGGAGGTTCCTGAGGCTCCGGAAAGCCCAAATCCTGGAGGGAATTCTCTGCCTGCTACAGATGGGAGCAAagccccagctgcag GTTCTGAATTCATGTCAAACCTCCACTCCCTGCCCAAAACTCGAGGAGAACACAGAGCTCATGTGTTTGCTTCAGACTCATAAACCCCAGGCACAGGATGTTCCTCGGGAG agctgcagcctgctggatGCTCCCAGAGGAATCCCCGCTCCCCCAGCTGCAGATATCCTACCTGAACTTGGCTCCTTGTCATCCTCAGACCTCCTTGATGTCCTCCTCAAAG GGAAATGCTGA